The genomic window GGCTGGCCGGGGGCACAGGGACCatttcacccccccccccctcagttttGGTCAGCTGCCCCCTGCCTCCGAGGCAGCATGGGGAACACCCTGACATCACTCGAGGACATCCCCTACCTCCCAGCCCCGGGctcccacccccttttttgacCCTCTTCAGCTCCCCGATATTGGGTAAAACACCCCATAACGCGGCTGAGATTAACCCGGAATCAAGCGCGGGGCGTTTCGAGGCCAGAAACGGCAGTTTTAGTGCTCGCGCGGCGAGGCGGGGGCCGGACGCTGCCCAGCCCTCCTCACCCGGCCAGGCTGTTTCTGGGCATTTGTTGTTTTTCTGCCTAATTTCCTGCCTTAACGAGTCCCGCTCGCCCCGCGGAGCCCGGCTGCCAGAGGCGCTGGGGCCTAAGCCCTGGAGGTGCCTGCTCCGGGGCAGGATTCGTCCCTGAGCGGGTAGCAAGAGCCAAACCTCGGCGGGAGCGAGGAATCCCGACGAGCTGCGGAGATAAAAAGCAAAaggcgttaaaaaaaaaaaccaaaaccaaaaccaccccaccaaaaaaccaaaccccccccgcaaaaaaaaagaaacccccaaaaagGGCTTCACGGGGAGCGATTCCTGCCGGGGCATccccccctccctggggctggggtgctgctggggcgcggggggggggggggaggacgagGGGAACGGGGCTTCGCGGAGCCCCCCGGCCGTGGCTCCCACCCCGGTGACTTCAAAGCCCCTGGGCGAGCCGGGGCCTCGGTGCTGCCATTTGCCTGCGGCCGCCAGACGCTCGCCGGTTCCtgccctcttccttttcctgccgCTTTCAGAGGCAGTTTGACGataaatggggatttttttttttttgggtgcgtgtgtgtgtgtgtccccagcaGAAACCAGCTGGAGAGCGATGCCGGGCGTTGAATCACAGCAGGGGAACGACGCGGGTTAAAACGAAGGGAATTTTGTTCTGGGAATCGCGTAGGGGAACGGGTACGGCccgtgggggggggagggggggggctgctcGGGCAGAGCCGGTACTCACGGCCCCGCACCTCCACGTGGCGCTGGTCACCCCTGCCCGTACTGGGGGGGGCAGTGGGGCGTCTCGGCAGGGGTCCCCGGGACTGCGGGAGCCGTGCGAGGGTGGGGGCACATGGGATGTTTCATCGCTGCACGGAACAGAACAGGGAGAAGCGGTTAAAGCACGTGGGACAAGGCCAAAAAGGCGTAAAACCTCCCCAAAACCGTAGCGCGGAGAAGGCACGCAACACGGCGGGACCCTCctggaagtgtgtgtgtgtgtgtggggggggggggagcacgaTGGGAGCCAGGAGCTGCCGTCCCCGAAGCGCGGCCGTGCCACGGCAACGGCTCGCCCGCTCCACGGCGGCGGCTGGATGCCGCAGGGGACAACGAAGGTGACACGTATCCGTGCTGCCacccaaaaaagagaaaaaaaaaccaaaacccaaaagccCGACTCTCCCTTCCCCGCCTCCTCACGTccccatcgggggggggggggggggaaacccgaCAGCTcccagcgaggagctgggagcGATGGGAGCTCCGCTCTCTGGGCTCCGCGACCGCTCTCGACGAGAGAAAATAACGGCAAAATAGGTGGAAAAAGaaacgggggtgggggggcggggggggtggggggaaacgcCTGTCGTTTCCCATCCGGCTCACGGATGAAAATAAGCCAGCCCTCCAACCTACCCGGCCGGATCCACCCTCCGAGCGAAAACTCCCGGCAAGTGTTGCAAGGCCGTTATTGGCACGGTTCGAGGCGCACACGAAACTGCTCTGGAAACCACAGGGGAGAGATGTCAGGCAAAGCCGGAGCAGTCAGACGCTTTTAAACAAGCGAGGCAACGAAGCCGGAGAAATTCCTCCTTAACCCTTACGGAGCAGGAAGGGATTCGGACGGCTTTCCACACCTGAGGGCAACACGTGGGGAAATCTTTCCGGCTCTCCggccggggagggaggggaagtggGCACCGCTGCGGAAGAGCCGGCTCCGCGTGGGGACGGGATTTGCGGCCGGGGGAGGACGCGCGGGGAAAACGTTTCGCCGAGATCAACCCGGGCGGGCACGCACCCCGTGATTCTCCGGGCCGAGCTGTGCGTGTGGGGGGGATAAACCCTCCCCGTAAACTCAATAAATGGGTTTAAAacatgtcgggggggggggggggggaggaggaaaaaaaggcagcccCGGGCGAAGGTTAGCGCTTGGCAGGTTAAAGCCCGAGGAAGGAGCGGCCGCCGCTAGACGATCCGTGTTCAGCCTCCGGATCGGAGACGGAGGGAGGAAAAGCGTCTCCCAGATGGGCTGAGCCCAGGATGCGCGGCTCCTGCCAGATGTACGTTAACGGGAGTTATTAGTCGCATAAAAACCGCTCTGCAGCTGCATTTCTGGCACCGGCGAGGGAGGAATTAATTGCAACACCAGATCACTCCTCCTCTGCCCGGCCAGGAGGGACCGGCACGACCCCGCCCGCGCGCTCTCCTCCGATGGACGGGGAAAGATATATATCTGACCTCCCCGTGAACcgctggaaaaagaaagaaagaaagaaagaaaaaaaaaaaaaaaaaaagcaggttttcccCCCAAATTCAGCCCCGCGGGGTCCCCGCCGCCTGCCTTGGATGACGGGGTGTTGGAGGAAGCCGGGGgagcgagcggcggcggggcgggcagggagccCGGCCGGGGAAGGCGGCGTGACACGCGCGTTCCCATTTCCACACGTACCGCCCCAAACCCTGTCACCTCCTCCGAGCTCTCCTCAcctcccggcgcggcgggggctcCGTGGGGGTCCACGGAAACATCCCgctggaaggagaaggggagaaggaatTGGGcgaggggtgtgtgtggggggtgtgtgtgtgtgtgtggagggttGGGGGATCCCCCCCGTTCCCGGCGTGACGCCGGGGTTGAGCGCCGTCTGGGTGTGACGGGTGTGTGTCACCATCaggctggcggggccggggcggggggggggggaggggggatgaCGGCGTGACACGTTTTTTGGAGGAATGCACGGGGTGGGGGGGTTAAGGAGGCTTCTCCagctgtcccccctcctccccgggTGGGGAACCCACGGCCCGATGCCCTGGGACACAGCCTGAGCACGAGGCACCCGCGTTGCGCAAGAAGCACTAAAATAGCCCCCCCTGAGCCCAAAATCTGGGCAGCGCCCGTCTGGAAACGCCTGTTTTGGTGGCAGAGGGACCGGAGGGGGCGGATCTGGtgccctgcgggggggggggggtcaacAGCCCCCCAGGCAATGGGACTAGGGGGGTTTGGGGTCACCTTTGGCTGGTTTGGTCGCGCCGGGTGGTCCCGGTTGTCCTCTTCGGcgctgccaccgccagagcccgAGTTTAGGGGTGGTCATGGATGGGGTGAGGGGGACAGCAGGGCACCGGGGGCCCGGGGACACGCTGGGGGGGAcagggcacaggcagggcaggggggttaCGGGGACGCACCGGGGGGGGTACAGGGACACGCTGGGGCAGTACAAGGATGTGGGTGAGCCTAGGGGTGACGGGGTCACCCTGGGGGGTATGGGGGCACGCTGCAGGGGATGACAGGGACACGggctggcccgggggggggggatacagggacaTACTGGGGGGATACAGGGTCGTGGGTGAGCCGAGGGGTGGTGGGGACACGCTGGGGCGGGGGTGACAGGGACACGGGACGGCCCGGGGGGGTTATGAGGACACACTGGGGGGGTTACGGGGACGCAGACAGGCCCAGGGGGGTGAGATCCCGCCGTGCACTAGAGCTgttgccccctgcccccctccccatgGTTCTGGAGCCCCctcggagggggggggggcaacagcccccaccccccactgGTCTGTGGCACAAGGGACGGGGCCAGCACGGAGGATGCTGGGAGTGCAGCCAAGGGAGcgtggggggagcggggcaggccgGGAGCTCACGCCGGGGGTCCCCATCCCCGGGGTACCCCCCTCCCCAGGTCACACGGCCCCCTGGGTCCCCATCCCACGGGTAGCCCTGGCATCCGTCCCGTGGGGGTGCCTCGGTCCCCACCCCACAGGGTCCCCTCGGTCCCCCCCCCGGGTGACAGGACACCACGCACACCCACAGGCAGCGTATTTGTAACATGCGTTTAAAACCTGTGGGTACAATCACCCCCCGCAGCAGCAGCCGAGGGGGCACTGCCCCCCCTGGCACCGCGGTCCCCCCAGTCCTGGGGGCAAAACGGGCACCGCCCTGGCCCTGCCGCCACCGTCCGCGGTCCCTCCTGTGCCCGCTGCTCTGCACTGGCCGCAGGGTGTCCTGCGGCTCCCCCGTCTCGGCCACGGCTCACGGGTGgtgccggggcagagctgggggggcaAGACAGGACCAGGGGGGGTCAGTGCGGGCAGCACCCTGGGCGGGGACGACACCCGAACGTGGGCAGCGAGGGAGGGGACGTCCCTGGCTCTGCGGGCCCCTACCTGTCGCACGGGAGGAGCAGGTCATTCGTCCTGATGTTGAGAATGAACGGCGGGGGGTCCTCCAGGTcctccagctctgcaaagggTGGCAAGACGGGGACATGCCAGCCTTGCGGTGACACGGCGAGGCGGGGGGAGCCCTGCTTAGCACCCCGGGGGACACTCACCAGCCTCCCAGTCCTCCTGGCACTGGGGGCCCTGCCAGGCCGTGGGGACCTCTGATTGCTTCATCCTGTCGCCGAGGGACATGTCCGTCTCTGCGGGGTCAGAGGGgacagttggggggggggggggccataGCTGAGCACGGCcgccggggtggtggtggggggccaCGCTGTACCGTGGGGGAGGTCGGGCTGGCGCTTGTCGGGGCAGGAGGCGACGTGGCTCCGCAGCTTGGCCTGGGGCACCCTGTGCCTGGCGTTGAAGGGGCAGGTGGCCAGCGTGCGGGCCACCTGCGGGttgttctggggggggggggcgaggagagGCGAGACGTGCTGGTGTGTATGGGGGGGAGCCTCTGCCTCAGAGCTGGCTGACCCCCGGCCCCCAGCAGGCCCCGGCCCCTCGCAGGCCCCAACCCCGGCCCCCGGtaggccccagcccccagccccgctcacccgCTGGCACTTGACGAGGTGGTAGGGCAGCCGGGACACCCGGACCTGGTGGCTCTTGTCGTAGGGACACTGGACGAGCGCCTCGGGGTCCACGGCGGGGTCCATGGCGGGGCTCAGGCCCCGGACCCGGCCCAGGCCGCTCGGCGCAACGGACTCCCAACGGGCCTCGCGCGCCGCCGCGTCGCCACGGCAACGGGGCCCGGCTTCCGGCGCGGCCTGTGGGGGCCCGCCGCGCTCCCCTGTCGCCATGGCaacggggccgggcggccgccgcggggcgccCGCTGCGCGGCTGGGTAGGCCCGGCCGGTGCTCTAGGAGCCCCGGGCGGTGCCGTATGAGCCCCGGGCGGTGTTACATGGGCCCCGGGAGATGCTATATGAGCCCAGACAATGGTATATGGGCCCTGGGCGGTGCTATATGGGCCCCGGGTGGTGATATATGGGCCCAGGCAGTGTTATGTGGGCCATGGGCGGTGCTGTGTGAGCCCTGGGCAATGCTATATGAGCCCAGGTGATGTTATATGGGCCCTGGGTGGTGCTATATGAGCCCTGGGCCATGCTATATGGGCCCTGGGCAGCATTATACGGGCCTGGGCAGTGTTACGTGGGCTCTGAGCCGTGTTATATGGGCCTAGGAAGTGGTATACGGGCCCCCGGTGGTGGTATATGGGCCTGGATGGTCTTATACGGGCCCCCGGTGGTGGTATATGGGCCTGGATGGTCTTATACGGGCCCCCGGTGGTGGTATATGGGCCTGGATGGTCTTATACGGGCCCCCGGTGGTGGTATATGGGCCTGGATGGTCTTATACGGGCCCTGGGTGCTGTTACAGGGCCCAGCACCATGTTATAGGGCCTCGCACGGTGTTATGCGGGCCTGGTTGCTGTTATATGGGTCACGGCTGGTGTGGCAGGGCCCTGGGTGCTGTTGTAGGGCCGTGGCTGGTGCCATACGGCCCTGGCCGGCGTTACGCGGCTGTGGCCAGTGTCACGCAGCGGTGGCCGGCACTATACGGTCCCGGTCAGCATAGCACAGCTGGGACTGGTGTTACATGGCTGTAGCCAGCACTGCCCGGCTGTCAGCCGTGTCACCTGCCACAGCTGGTGTCGCATGGCCGTGGACGGTGTCATCGGGCCACAGCCACGGCTGGACCTACGTGGTGGCGGTGGTGTCACACGGCCGTGGCGTCAGGCGCCGGCAGTGTCAAAGGGTGGTGGCGGTGTCACGGGGTGGTGGCGGCGGTGTCACGTGGTGGTGGCTGCAGCTCGGGGCCCAGCTCAGGAAGGGGAAGTTGGGTGTTGGGGCCGCGGGGCCGATCGGGGGACGTGGGAGACACGGGGTggcccccccaaccccccccccccatcccagcgCGTCGCCGCCATGTCGCTGCCCTCCATCTACCAGAACAAGTTCGCCGAGAAGCTGACGATCCTCAATGACCGGGGACGGGGCGTCCTCGTCCGCATCTACAACATCAAGAAGGTGggtgcggggtgggggtggggcccagatgcctgggtcccctgggtggggggtggggttggGGTACAGGACACTggggtaccccccccccccccgatctaATGGGGAAGAGCCTGGGTTCTGCCTGGAACGAGGGTCATGAAGAAACAGGGGGGGGTGGgatcgctggggcaggggggtcTGATGGGGGGGGTCCGAGCCCAggagggggttttgggggggggtctgACACTGGGGGGTCCCCGCAGACCTGCTCCGACCCCAAGACGCGGCCGCCCTTCCTCGGCGAGAAGGCCATGGAGCCCTCTGTCAAGTTCATCAACAAGAAGTTTCCTCACCTGGATGTGCGGAGCAGCACGGTGAGGGACCGGggtgtcccctctgtccccaaatccctgtccccccccaccctgtgccAGCCCTACCTGgctgtcccctctgcctcccaccccGTGTCATCCCATCCCCGCCCCATGTTGCCCCCATCCAGTGCCCACACTGTCCCCTACGTGTCACCCCGGTCCGTGTCACCCCGCTTTACGTCACCATCACCTggcttcccctccatccccctcccCTGGTCAACCTGCCACCCCTTGCCCCATGTCACCCCTCCCCGGGTGTCCTCCCTGTGTCACCCCACCCCGGGTGTCCTCACTGTCCCTCTGCAGCAACACCTGGGGCCGGTGCACAAGGACAAGGGGGACATCGCCCGGGCGCTGGGACCCTTCTACCACTCCTTCCTGGACGTCCTGGAGTTCAGGGTGAGCTGGGGCGCGCGGCGGGGGACAGAGCGGGGTTTCGGGGGGCAGCACTGGCATTTCAGACCTGGGGGGACAGAAGTGACGCGGTCCCTGTCCCGTCCCTGCCAGGACCACGTCTACGAGCTGCTGAACACCATCGATGCCAGCCAGTGCTTCTTCGACATCGTGAGTGGGGCGCAGGGGGTGTTCGGGAGGTACTTTGGGGGTGCCACGGCCGTGCCCGTGCGCTCACAGCTCTCCCCTCCTCAGCACGTCAACTACGACTTCACCAAGAGCTACCTGGACCTGGTTGTCACCTATGTGTCCCTCGTCCTGCTGCTGGCCCGCACTGAGGACCGCCGGCTGCTCATCGGCATGTACCACTGCGCCCACGAGATGAGCCACGGCACCAGGTGGGTCGGCTGTCCCCACCGGGGATGGCCCCACGGACTGTCCCCACTGGGGCTGGCCCCGAGGACCGTCCCCGACCCCCGTGCCACCGTCCTCGCAGTGACTCCAGCTTCGCCCGCCTGGGACAGATGGTGCTGGAGTACGACCACCCCCTCAAGAAGCTGATGGAGGAATTTGGGCCGCACACCAAGGTGGGATGGGGCTCCCCCCAGCCAGCGGGGCCACATCCTGCCCCGATCCATCCCACGGCCCCCCCCCGTGatgtccccctgtcccccagGCTGTCACCAGTGCCCTCCTGTCCCTCCATTTCCTCTTCGCCCGGAGGAACCAGGGGGCTGAGCAGTGGCGCAGCGACCAGCTCCTCAGCCTGCTCAGCACCGCCGGCACCAtgctcagccctgccagctccGACACCGTGAGTGCCACTGCGCCGTGGGGACCGGGGCCGGTCCCAGGCGAGGCTGCAGGAGGGCTGAGGGCGGTGACACGGTGACGCCTGTGTCCCCAGATGGCCTGTGAGTACCTGTCCCTGGAGGTGATGGAGCGCTGGATCCTCAGTGAGTCCTTGCGGTGCCCGCGGGTCCCCAGCCCCACGCGGGCAGCCTGGCTCCCGGTTTCGGGCCGTCCCCCTGCCCGCTGTGGGGCCGGCAGcgcgggcagcccctgcccgcctgACGGCTGTGCCCGCAGTGGGGTTCCTGGTGTGCCCGGGGGCCCTGAGCTCGTCCCCGCAGTGCCTGGAGCTGTGGCGGCTGGCGCTGCAGGGCTCACTCTACGTCACCCTCCTCCGCGACGAGACCCTCCAGGTCCACAAGGTCACCGAGGAGCTGCTCAGCAGCCTCAAGGGGTAACAGCCGTGCCGGCGCCGGGGCCGCAGAGGGTGCCAGGGGGGTGCCGGGGTGGGTGCCAGGGGCTGggggctttgccagcagccctgctgggtgCCAGGGGCTGCGCTGGGGTGCCAGGAGACTTCGCAGGGTGCCAGGAGGTTGTGCTGGGTGCCGGGGGATTGCGCTGGGtgccaggggctgggggctgtgccagGGCCTCTGTGGGGTGCCTGGGCCTCTCCTGGGTGCCGTGCTGGGTGCCGTGACTCTCTCGCAGGTACGGGAAGCGGGTGGCCGATCTCAAGGAGTGCAAGGAACACGCTGTGGCTCACAGGTTGGGGACTCAGCGGGGGGACAGAGGGtctggaggggctggggagggtccCAGGGGTCCTGGAGAGCTGGGAGGTCCCAGGGCGTCCCAAAGGATGGGAAGGTCCTGGGGGTCCCATGAGTCCCAGAGAACTGTAGGGGTCCCAGGGGCTCCTGGGGGTGCCAGCACCCTTGGGGGGGGTGGCTGGGGTGCCCCGATCGGGTCCACATCGGCCCCGTGCCACAGCCCCCACCTTTGCCACGTGGTGCCTGCAATGTCTCCACTGGGTGAGTGGGGTGACTGGGGGGCGGTTGGGTGGCCCTGACCCTGACCCCCACCCTGACCCCCCCTGCAGCGGGTCCCTGCACCGGGGCCGGCGGGCGTACCTGCGCGGGGCCGTGCGGGAGCTGGAGGCGCTGCTGAAGGACCAGCCCGGGCTGCTGGGACCCAAGGTGAGCACGGAGGGAACGGGGCAGTGGGGGTCAGGGGGGCAgggtttggggtgcagggggtgcgtgtgtgcagggtttggggtgcagggggtgcgTGGGTTCAGGGTTTGGGGTACAGGGGGTGCGTGGATGCAGGGTTTGGGTGCAGGAGGCTAGGTGCCGGGGCTCTGCACATGCCTGGGGGGTGTGAAATGGATGCTGGTGGGGTCTGTGGGGGGGGTACTGCCGGTGCCAGCCTGGTGCCATGTGGTGCCAGTGTCCAGGGCCACTGGTGCCAGCCGGGTGGCGGTGCCTGGTGGCAGCACCCCGTGCCTGGTGCCCTCTaacccctgctctgcccaggctcTCTTCGTCTTCATGGCACTCTCCTTCTGCCGGGACGAGGTGAGCTGGCTGGTGCGGCATGCCGAGCATGTCACCAAGACCAAGACGCCTGAGGACTTCGCTGACAGGTAGGCACGGTGTGCGGGCACCGGCTCCACGTGGGGGGGATCAGTGCCCACGGGGGGCACCCCCAGCCGTGGGCAGGCTGGTCTCGTGGTGGGGGTTGCCCTGGGGCAATGCCGGCATGCCATGGGCATGGCTGGCACCGGGGTGGTTTGGCGGGCACAGGCTCTGACCAGCAGCTCCGGCAGCAGCCACATCGCGGAGCTGCTCTTTCTCATGGAGCAGCTGCGGAGCCTGGTGCGGCAGCAGGTCGGGGTGCTGCAGCGCTACCACGTCCAGTACCTGGCCCGCTTCGACGCCCTGGTGCTCAGCGAAGTCATCCAGGTACCGCGGGGCACTAGCAGGGGCTGATCTGTGTCCCCCATtggggctgtccctgtcccctgtgccCTGTCCTGGCTATTCCTcatcctgtccccatccccggccCCGCAGAACCTCTCCGTGTGCCCCGAGGAGGAGTCTATCATCCTGTCGTCCTTCGTCAGCTCCCTCTCAGCTCTCTCTGTCAAGGAAGGTATGGTCAGTGTCCCCCCCACCATGTCCCTGGCACTGCCCGGGGACCGAtgtcccccctgccctgggagcCCTGCAGCAGTCCTGGACCGTGCTGGGCACCCAGGCACAGGCTTGTGGGGAAACGGGGAGACGGCAGCTCCCGGGGGTCCTGTGGGGTGGGCACTGCCACCCCAGACTGGCACCCACCAGACGACTGGCACCCCCAGGACCAGTACCTCCAGATTAGCGCCCCCCAGACTGATActgcccccagcctcctccccacAGCCATGTCTCCCCACGTTTCTATTTCCTCGCAGTTGACAAGGAACAGTTTGATTTCACACCGCTCCGCCTGGACTGGTTCCGGCTGCAggtgctgtccctgtccctgtccttgtccctgtccccatcccaatcTCCATCCTTGTTCCCGTCCCTGTGCCaatccccttcctctctccccatccctgtccccatccccttccctattactgtccccatccctgtccttGTCCTCGTCTTCTTCTCCTGCCCTGCGGTGCCCCTGAGCCCGCTGTCCCCCCAGGCCTACACCAGCGTTGCCAAGGCCTCACTGCCGCTGAGCTCCAACCCCGACGTGGGTCGCGTCATGAACCTCATCGTCTTCCACACCAAACTGCTCGACtccctggaggagctgctggacgAGGCCTCCGACCTCTCTGACCTGTGGTGAGCGCAGGCACctgctctgcctcagtttccccccagTCATGGGGGGGTCACCCTGGCTGGGGGTGTTCCAGCCACGTCCTCCACCCCAGCACGCATGGAAAGGTGTCCCACGTGTGCTGGGTGACAGGTGTGGGAAGGGACAGAGGTGGCCGTGGGGGACGTGTCACCCATGGGGAGAGGTTGGGCAAGATTAGGTGACGTACGCGTGGACATGGGGACGGGGACAACACGCACGTGGCACAGGAGCAGTGTGTCCAGAAAGACAAatcccctctcctgccctccctgccctccctgcccctctctccTGCCACCCCTGCCCCCTTCttctgcccctctgcccccacccctgCAGTTTCTACCCTCGCCCCGTGGAGAAGATGTTTCTGGCGACGATGGAGGAGCCCTCGATGCTGCGCTACAGCATCGCCTTCCCTATGCTCTGCAGCCACTTCTCCCGCTGCATCCACCCCATGTGTCCAGAGGAGGTGGGTCCTGCTGcccggggggacacgggggacacaGGGGAACCGtggctggctgctgcccggccagCTATGGAGGGGCTGGGCTAGGCAGATGTGGGTAGGGGACAACGGCAGCCCCACGGCCTCGAGGCAGCTGGTGGCAGGCTGCGGACGTGGCCGTGGCCCGCATGCCACGCGCCGTGACGGTGCCGTGGCTTTCCCCCCGCAGTATCCCCACCTGAAGGCCATAGCGCTGGGGCTATGCAACAAGTTCCTGGAGGAGATGGCCCGGCAGGCCAGCGCCTGCGTCATGGACGCCTGCGCCGAGCAGCACAACCTGAGC from Aptenodytes patagonicus unplaced genomic scaffold, bAptPat1.pri.cur scaffold_583, whole genome shotgun sequence includes these protein-coding regions:
- the NCKAP1L gene encoding nck-associated protein 1-like isoform X3 (The sequence of the model RefSeq protein was modified relative to this genomic sequence to represent the inferred CDS: added 164 bases not found in genome assembly), with the translated sequence MSLPSIYQNKFAEKLTILNDRGRGVLVRIYNIKKTCSDPKTRPPFLGEKAMEPSVKFINKKFPHLDVRSSTQHLGPVHKDKGDIARALGPFYHSFLDVLEFRDHVYELLNTIDASQCFFDIHVNYDFTKSYLDLVVTYVSLVLLLARTEDRRLLIGMYHCAHEMSHGTSDSSFARLGQMVLEYDHPLKKLMEEFGPHTKAVTSALLSLHFLFARRNQGAEQWRSDQLLSLLSTAGTMLSPASSDTMACEYLSLEVMERWILMGFLVCPGALSSSPQCLELWRLALQGSLYVTLLRDETLQVHKVTEELLSSLKGYGKRVADLKECKEHAVAHSGSLHRGRRAYLRGAVRELEALLKDQPGLLGPKALFVFMALSFCRDEVSWLVRHAEHVTKTKTPEDFADSHIAELLFLMEQLRSLVRQQVGVLQRYHVQYLARFDALVLSEVIQNLSVCPEEESIILSSFVSSLSALSVKEVDKEQFDFTPLRLDWFRLQAYTSVAKASLPLSSNPDVGRVMNLIVFHTKLLDSLEELLDEASDLSDLCFYPRPVEKMFLATMEEPSMLRYSIAFPMLCSHFSRCIHPMCPEEYPHLKAIALGLCNKFLEEMARQASACVMDACAEQHNLSEQLLPKHCASTISKARNKKTLKQPAKKGEPERDKPGAESQRKDRTLTTNMDKLHLMLAELSLSLNHVPNFTVFEHTVTPAEYLSSHLETRFTKAIVAMAGYSQATQEVARPSEVLVGLSAYMTFIQSLGQFVGLDTGRIIRSVLLQQTQPRDAAGEQTLTTIYTNWYLEALLRQASMGAIVLAPALQAFTTVPREGEPPFSAAEFSDVSEMRALAELIGPYGMKFLSDNLMWHVGSQVTELKKLVNENMDTLVQLRSSSCKPEQMAALLPRLTSAENVLKRMTIIGEILSFRAMAQQGLREVFSHHCPFLMGPIECLTDVVTPDTDIQVTLSIFELASAAGIPCEVDPALVNVLAGSKTDGSSPEEDYKVACLLLVFVAVSLPLLASDPASVYNTEVDGYNNNIHWPGQGHHVSAALFTIHNKNIETHLKEFLLLASVSLLQLGQETDKLRARNRDSISLLMQLIVAESSFLTVDMLETCFPYVLLRNAYREVCRENLLSKVPSH